The following proteins are encoded in a genomic region of Ostrea edulis chromosome 7, xbOstEdul1.1, whole genome shotgun sequence:
- the LOC125653266 gene encoding uncharacterized protein LOC125653266, with product MTTVLIAIDESDFAENAFKWYVANFHKSDSRLILLHVIENLGITDMSPARYIECQKEARQKADSLKQRYTTMSSELGVESDIQIKTADKPEHAIVDTADKEKVAYIVTGSRGMGLIRRTILGSTSDYIVHHAHCPVLICKRQ from the exons ATGACCACAGTTTTGATTGCAATTGATGAGAGTGATTTCGCAGAAAATGCCTTCAAAT GGTATGTGGCGAACTTTCATAAATCTGACAGCAGGTTGATCCTGCTACACGTCATAGAAAACCTGGGGATCACAGATATGA GTCCAGCCCGGTATATTGAGTGTCAGAAAGAGGCTCGACAGAAAGCGGACAGTCTGAAACAAAGATATACGACCATGTCAAGTGAACTAGGG GTTGAATCTGATATCCAAATTAAAACAGCAGACAAACCCGAGCATGCCATCGTGGACACTGCGGACAAAGAAAAGGTAGCTTACATTGTCACCGGAAGTCGGGGGATGGGTTTGATCAGACGGACGATACTGGGCAGCACTAGTGACTATATTGTCCATCACGCACACTGTCCTGTTCTTATCTGCAAACGCCAGTGA